One genomic window of Sphingopyxis sp. OPL5 includes the following:
- a CDS encoding GGDEF domain-containing protein, producing the protein MDEITDGPRTRDDAGTRGSRGRAALILFALVFAASLFGIYTRPIGFLANLWPANAIMLAFLLRVPAGRTWQGWLAGAAAYLAADLLTGASLPKALLLNSANLAGIATAAAIYARRPADMIRLRQPASMLFLVLTVAAGAAVAGVIGAVANPWLFGRQLLSGWSFWFATEFVNYVTILPLLLAAPPFGALPGAMRDGLRALPTARILPIAALALSCLLAAIVGGPGAIAFPVPALLWCGLTYRVFTVAILTLLYGNWALIVLASRTGVDAEMMMISIRLGAALVAIAPVTVACIAENRNELLGRLRHIAAHDHLTGTRARGAFLDDVQASLANAREPAAILMIDIDHFKAINDNHGHAAGDRLLQSFAGRVRSCLRAGDHFGRMGGEEFAVFLPATNRAMASRIAAGILGALRDDPFEVDDDRAITLTASIGIALIDGSSPPATESLFAAADAALYRAKGAGRDRIEVARHDPVALAG; encoded by the coding sequence TTGGACGAAATCACAGACGGACCGCGAACGCGCGATGATGCGGGGACAAGGGGCAGCCGGGGCCGTGCCGCGCTGATCCTGTTCGCGCTGGTCTTCGCCGCAAGCCTGTTCGGCATCTACACGCGCCCGATCGGCTTCCTTGCCAATTTGTGGCCGGCCAATGCAATAATGCTCGCCTTCCTGCTCCGCGTCCCGGCGGGCCGGACATGGCAGGGCTGGCTTGCGGGCGCCGCCGCCTATCTTGCGGCCGACCTGCTGACCGGGGCCAGCCTGCCCAAGGCGCTGCTGCTCAACAGCGCGAACCTCGCGGGCATCGCGACCGCCGCCGCCATTTATGCGCGCCGGCCCGCCGACATGATCCGGCTGCGGCAGCCCGCGTCGATGCTGTTCCTCGTCCTGACGGTCGCCGCGGGGGCGGCCGTGGCCGGCGTGATCGGAGCGGTCGCCAATCCGTGGCTGTTCGGGCGGCAGCTGTTGTCGGGATGGTCCTTCTGGTTCGCGACCGAGTTCGTCAACTATGTGACGATCCTGCCGCTGCTGCTGGCCGCGCCGCCTTTCGGCGCGCTGCCCGGCGCCATGCGCGACGGACTGCGCGCGCTGCCGACGGCGCGCATCCTTCCGATCGCCGCGCTGGCGCTGTCCTGCCTGCTCGCGGCGATCGTCGGCGGCCCGGGCGCGATCGCCTTTCCGGTTCCGGCGCTGCTGTGGTGCGGTTTGACCTATCGCGTCTTCACCGTCGCCATCCTGACCCTCTTGTACGGCAATTGGGCGCTGATCGTGCTCGCCTCGCGGACCGGCGTCGATGCGGAAATGATGATGATCTCGATCCGGCTCGGCGCCGCGCTGGTCGCGATCGCGCCGGTCACCGTCGCCTGCATCGCCGAAAACCGCAACGAGCTGCTCGGCCGGCTGCGCCATATCGCCGCGCATGACCATCTGACCGGGACCCGCGCGCGCGGCGCCTTTCTGGACGATGTGCAGGCTTCGCTGGCCAATGCCCGCGAGCCCGCCGCGATCCTGATGATCGACATCGATCATTTCAAGGCGATCAACGACAATCACGGCCATGCCGCCGGCGACCGGTTGCTGCAGTCCTTTGCCGGGCGCGTCCGGTCGTGCCTGCGCGCCGGCGACCATTTCGGCCGGATGGGGGGCGAGGAGTTCGCCGTCTTCCTGCCCGCGACGAACCGGGCCATGGCGAGCCGGATCGCCGCCGGCATCCTCGGCGCGCTGCGTGACGATCCGTTCGAGGTGGACGACGATCGCGCGATCACCCTGACCGCCAGCATCGGGATCGCCCTGATCGACGGATCGTCGCCCCCGGCGACAGAGTCGTTGTTCGCCGCCGCCGATGCGGCCCTTTACCGGGCGAAAGGTGCCGGGCGAGACCGGATCGAAGTCGCGCGGCACGACCCCGTCGCGCTGGCCGGCTGA
- a CDS encoding toxic anion resistance protein — translation MSEQTATATATDELKLTPPDPVPVVSPEKAAGLVSLSTEQKSKLEERVDGFIDDLVAQDENSPEFGQRIDQITNMGRKEMLEAANQSNRFLDRPIKAMDRDSDIGMNLIELRNTVERLDPSANGKLLSKRGFLDKIFGSSVTNYFAQYRSAQSHISGVLTALSNGKDELLMDNAAIDVERRKLWEAMGKLEQMIHIAQTLDERLESKAIELDVSNPAKAKVLRENALFYARQRTQDLLTQMAVTVQGYLALDLVKKNNIELVKGVDRASTTTVGALKTAITVAQAMTNQKLVLEQITALNTTTANIIDGTSKMLKDNTARIHEQAASSTIPMETLSRAFQNIYDTMDAIDTFKLKALDSMKTTVQSLEGEVAKSKGYIARAEGASQAQASVGGADSPLASLEA, via the coding sequence ATGAGCGAGCAGACCGCAACCGCGACGGCAACCGACGAACTGAAGCTGACCCCGCCCGATCCGGTGCCCGTGGTGTCGCCCGAAAAGGCCGCGGGCCTCGTCTCGCTGTCGACCGAGCAGAAATCGAAGCTGGAAGAGCGCGTCGACGGCTTTATCGACGACCTGGTCGCGCAGGACGAAAACAGCCCCGAATTCGGCCAGCGGATCGACCAGATCACCAATATGGGCCGCAAGGAAATGCTGGAGGCGGCAAACCAGTCGAACCGCTTCCTCGACCGGCCGATCAAGGCGATGGACCGCGACAGCGACATCGGCATGAACCTCATTGAACTGCGCAACACCGTCGAGCGGCTCGACCCGTCGGCGAACGGCAAATTGCTGTCGAAGCGCGGCTTTCTCGACAAGATTTTCGGGAGCAGCGTCACCAATTATTTCGCGCAATATCGCAGCGCCCAGTCGCATATCTCGGGCGTGCTGACCGCCTTGTCGAACGGCAAGGACGAGCTGTTGATGGACAATGCCGCGATCGACGTCGAGCGCCGCAAGCTGTGGGAGGCGATGGGCAAGCTCGAGCAGATGATCCACATCGCCCAGACGCTCGACGAACGGCTCGAATCGAAGGCGATCGAGCTCGACGTCAGCAATCCCGCGAAAGCCAAGGTGCTGCGCGAAAACGCGCTCTTCTATGCGCGGCAGCGGACGCAGGATTTGCTGACCCAGATGGCGGTGACGGTGCAGGGCTATCTCGCGCTCGACCTGGTCAAGAAGAATAATATCGAGCTGGTGAAGGGGGTCGACCGCGCGAGCACGACCACCGTCGGCGCGCTCAAGACCGCGATCACCGTCGCGCAGGCGATGACCAACCAGAAGCTGGTGCTCGAACAGATCACCGCGCTGAACACGACGACCGCGAACATCATCGACGGCACATCGAAGATGCTGAAGGACAACACCGCGCGCATCCACGAACAGGCCGCGTCGAGCACGATCCCGATGGAGACGCTGAGCCGCGCGTTCCAGAACATCTATGACACGATGGACGCGATCGACACCTTCAAGCTCAAGGCGCTCGACAGCATGAAGACCACCGTCCAGTCGCTCGAGGGCGAGGTCGCCAAGTCGAAGGGCTATATCGCGCGCGCCGAGGGCGCGAGCCAGGCGCAGGCGAGCGTCGGCGGCGCCGACAGCCCGCTCGCCTCGCTCGAAGCGTGA
- a CDS encoding bile acid:sodium symporter family protein has product MLARIFPDRFVPLLLATILLASLLPVRGSMVPVAQWVSTAAIIFLFFLNGVRLPRDEVLHGIRNWKLQGGALTFCFGIMALFGLGAQAATASFLPATLALGFLFLGILPSTVQSATAASSMAGGNVAASVVAAALLNLIGVAASPLLFAGLAGSAGEIHGEAVLRIVAILLLPFVAGQLVQRWLRPWVMAHKGLATVMDRTAIAIAVYVAFSAAVVAGIWQLLDGREIAIVFGVVGVLLALAFGGAWAVGALLKLARPDRITLLFSGAQKSIAVGAPLAATLFPPAIAGMVLVPILVYHMAQLILSAWLAPVLNRVDQV; this is encoded by the coding sequence ATGCTCGCGCGCATCTTCCCCGACCGCTTCGTTCCGTTGCTCCTCGCGACGATCCTGCTCGCCAGCCTGCTGCCGGTGCGAGGAAGCATGGTGCCGGTGGCGCAGTGGGTTTCGACCGCGGCGATCATATTCCTGTTCTTTCTCAACGGCGTCCGCCTGCCGCGTGACGAGGTGCTGCACGGCATCCGCAACTGGAAATTGCAGGGGGGCGCGCTGACCTTCTGTTTCGGGATCATGGCGCTGTTCGGGCTGGGGGCGCAGGCGGCGACCGCATCTTTCCTGCCCGCGACGCTGGCACTCGGCTTTCTGTTCCTCGGCATTCTCCCTTCGACCGTCCAGTCGGCAACCGCGGCGAGTTCGATGGCGGGCGGCAATGTCGCGGCGAGCGTCGTCGCGGCAGCCTTGCTCAACCTGATCGGGGTCGCGGCCTCGCCCCTGCTGTTCGCGGGCCTCGCCGGGAGCGCGGGGGAGATTCACGGCGAGGCGGTGCTGCGGATCGTCGCGATATTGCTGTTGCCCTTCGTGGCGGGGCAATTGGTGCAGCGCTGGCTGCGGCCATGGGTGATGGCGCACAAGGGGCTGGCGACGGTCATGGACCGCACCGCGATCGCGATCGCGGTCTATGTCGCCTTTTCGGCCGCGGTGGTCGCGGGCATCTGGCAATTGCTCGACGGGCGCGAGATCGCGATCGTGTTCGGCGTGGTCGGGGTGTTGCTGGCGCTGGCGTTCGGCGGGGCCTGGGCGGTCGGCGCGCTGTTGAAGCTCGCGCGGCCCGACCGGATCACCCTGCTGTTTTCGGGGGCGCAGAAGAGCATCGCGGTCGGCGCGCCGCTCGCCGCGACGCTGTTTCCGCCCGCCATCGCGGGCATGGTGCTGGTGCCGATCCTTGTCTATCATATGGCGCAGCTGATCCTGTCGGCCTGGCTGGCGCCGGTGCTCAACAGGGTCGATCAAGTGTGA
- a CDS encoding cytochrome c biogenesis CcdA family protein, producing the protein MLLTLGAAFLAGVLTILSPCILPILPIVLGAASSEHRWGPAALAIGLATGFAALGLLIATVGVSIGIDPAAFRRVSAWLLIGFGLILIVPSAQRAMTRLLAPIGDWANRRSQGRPRRGIGGQFGLGLLLGAVWSPCVGPTLGAALLLASQGQDLAQAGAVMLLFGIGIAIPLLLIGLLGRQALLRGRDRLGKASNRGKQWLGFGLLLAGVLVLSGWDKAIETWFLIHGPAWASDWSTRF; encoded by the coding sequence ATGCTGCTGACGCTGGGCGCCGCCTTTCTCGCCGGGGTGCTGACGATCTTGTCGCCGTGCATCTTGCCGATCCTGCCGATCGTGCTGGGCGCGGCGAGCAGCGAGCATCGCTGGGGACCGGCGGCGCTGGCGATCGGACTCGCCACCGGTTTTGCCGCGCTGGGCCTGCTCATCGCGACCGTCGGCGTGTCGATCGGCATCGACCCGGCGGCATTCCGCCGTGTGTCGGCGTGGTTGCTCATCGGTTTCGGCCTGATCCTGATCGTCCCGTCGGCGCAGCGCGCGATGACGCGGCTGCTGGCGCCGATCGGCGATTGGGCGAACCGTCGCAGCCAGGGCCGGCCGCGCCGCGGCATCGGCGGCCAATTCGGGCTCGGGCTGTTGCTCGGTGCGGTGTGGAGCCCGTGCGTCGGGCCGACGCTCGGCGCCGCGCTGCTCCTCGCCAGCCAGGGGCAGGACCTGGCGCAGGCCGGCGCAGTGATGCTGTTGTTCGGCATCGGCATCGCCATCCCGCTGCTGTTGATCGGCCTGCTCGGACGGCAAGCGCTGCTGCGCGGGCGCGACCGGCTGGGCAAGGCATCGAACCGGGGCAAGCAATGGCTCGGTTTCGGCCTGCTGCTCGCGGGGGTGCTGGTACTCTCCGGCTGGGACAAGGCGATCGAAACCTGGTTCCTGATCCACGGACCGGCGTGGGCGAGCGACTGGTCGACGCGCTTCTGA
- a CDS encoding thioredoxin family protein, whose amino-acid sequence MTRNIILAALIAAAPLGAGIAHVAPAFAADKSEVAFVKFTQPAFDVARARGQRILIDVHAPWCPVCARQQPGIAAAQKLPANRNVVVFRIDFDSQKDVQRPLGVTRQSTLIAYKGKTETGRLLGETDPSKIARLVASTR is encoded by the coding sequence ATGACCCGCAACATCATCCTCGCCGCCCTGATCGCCGCCGCGCCGCTGGGCGCGGGCATCGCGCATGTCGCGCCGGCCTTTGCCGCCGACAAGAGCGAGGTGGCGTTCGTGAAATTCACCCAGCCGGCATTCGACGTGGCGCGCGCCAGGGGGCAGCGCATCCTGATCGACGTCCATGCGCCCTGGTGCCCGGTGTGCGCACGCCAGCAGCCGGGGATCGCCGCCGCGCAAAAGCTGCCCGCGAACCGGAATGTCGTGGTGTTCCGGATCGATTTCGACAGCCAGAAGGATGTCCAGCGCCCGCTCGGCGTCACCCGCCAATCGACGCTGATCGCCTATAAGGGCAAGACCGAGACCGGCCGCCTGCTCGGTGAAACCGACCCCTCGAAGATCGCGCGGCTCGTCGCCTCGACGCGCTGA
- a CDS encoding purine phosphorylase, giving the protein MPNLLILAALAEEADALFPGTGTPIHGAFPVRRLTTHGHRITVATCGLGKVNAALAAGLFAADADILLMSGTCGALGAEPGRAYWLAEAVQHDYGANEPGLFRRYRAGDWPMGEAGEAHFAAMADPGLGLPHARIASGDSFVACPDAAADLKASLGATLVDMEVGAVAQVAARLGKPWAAIKAVTDDANDTSGGDFQANLVRAARAAGQEVERLVAML; this is encoded by the coding sequence ATGCCCAATCTCCTCATCCTCGCCGCCCTCGCCGAAGAGGCCGACGCCCTCTTCCCCGGCACCGGCACCCCGATCCACGGGGCCTTCCCCGTCCGCCGCCTCACAACCCACGGCCACCGCATCACCGTCGCCACCTGCGGCCTCGGCAAGGTCAACGCCGCGCTCGCCGCCGGGCTGTTCGCGGCCGACGCCGACATCCTCCTGATGTCGGGCACCTGCGGCGCGCTCGGCGCCGAACCCGGCCGCGCCTATTGGCTCGCCGAGGCGGTGCAGCATGATTATGGCGCGAACGAGCCCGGTCTTTTCCGCCGCTATCGCGCCGGCGACTGGCCGATGGGCGAAGCGGGCGAAGCGCATTTCGCCGCGATGGCCGACCCCGGCCTCGGCCTGCCGCATGCGCGCATCGCCAGCGGCGACAGCTTCGTCGCCTGCCCCGATGCCGCCGCCGATCTGAAAGCCAGCCTCGGCGCGACCCTCGTCGATATGGAGGTCGGCGCGGTCGCACAGGTCGCGGCGCGCCTCGGCAAGCCCTGGGCCGCGATCAAGGCGGTCACCGACGATGCCAATGACACAAGCGGCGGCGATTTCCAGGCGAACCTCGTCCGCGCCGCGCGGGCTGCGGGGCAGGAGGTCGAGCGACTGGTCGCGATGCTGTGA
- a CDS encoding D-Ala-D-Ala carboxypeptidase family metallohydrolase: MRRALVAALLLIVAAAAGWALLTRSVAPIIGVAPQKDADLFAAWRLGAAKNDVVGIEAYLKSRGVADVLPLADILRSDARWRRCKAPQPFAVPPRALWPAMVPTLRYIRDELVPVTGPVRIVSGYRDPVANSCFKGAKASRHLRFAALDLEPVAPLSRDDLIARLCPLHTRTGARFDVGLGIYVGKRFHIDTAGYRRWGADYHAASSPCLN, from the coding sequence GTGAGGCGCGCGCTGGTCGCCGCGCTGCTGTTGATCGTCGCCGCGGCCGCCGGCTGGGCGCTGCTCACCCGCTCGGTCGCCCCGATCATCGGCGTCGCGCCGCAAAAGGACGCCGATCTCTTCGCCGCCTGGCGCCTCGGCGCCGCGAAGAACGATGTCGTGGGAATCGAGGCCTATCTGAAAAGCCGGGGCGTCGCCGACGTCCTGCCGCTCGCCGACATCTTGCGCAGCGACGCGCGCTGGCGCCGCTGCAAGGCGCCCCAACCCTTCGCCGTCCCGCCGCGCGCGCTCTGGCCCGCGATGGTGCCGACCTTGCGCTATATCCGCGATGAACTGGTCCCCGTCACCGGGCCGGTGCGTATCGTGTCGGGTTATCGCGATCCCGTCGCCAACAGCTGTTTCAAGGGCGCGAAAGCGAGCCGCCACCTCCGCTTCGCGGCGCTCGACCTCGAACCGGTCGCGCCGCTGTCACGCGACGATCTGATCGCGCGCCTCTGCCCGCTCCACACCCGCACCGGCGCGCGGTTCGATGTCGGGCTCGGCATCTACGTGGGTAAGCGCTTCCACATCGACACCGCGGGCTACCGCCGCTGGGGCGCCGACTATCACGCCGCGTCATCGCCGTGCCTGAACTGA
- a CDS encoding cytochrome d ubiquinol oxidase subunit II has product MTPFVDPWWLPVIFAGLMGLSILLYVILDGYDLGVGMLTRLEKDANRDLMVASIGPFWDANETWLVLGIGLLLVAFPVAHGLILTQLYLPVVLMLVALILRGVSFEFRAKAPPEQKHRWDAAFFYGSLLTALCQGYMLGAYVLGFDQSLSSVLFCLLAALGLVAGYLFVGACWLVYKVEGDLQKRAVRWAEVTLWLTALAMAIISIATPLLSERIFARWFRLPEIIALLPIPIAAATLFAGLAIFLRRPLREKDELSWVPLATAGILFALGFVGIAYSFYPYLIADRLDIWQAAASPESLSIILIGALFVLPVILGYSILSHWIFRGKATHLSYE; this is encoded by the coding sequence ATGACGCCGTTCGTCGATCCCTGGTGGCTGCCGGTGATCTTTGCGGGCCTCATGGGCCTGTCGATCCTGCTCTATGTCATCCTCGACGGTTATGACCTCGGCGTCGGCATGCTGACGCGGCTGGAGAAGGACGCGAACCGCGACCTGATGGTGGCGTCGATCGGGCCGTTCTGGGACGCGAACGAGACCTGGCTGGTGCTCGGTATCGGGTTGCTGCTCGTCGCCTTTCCGGTCGCGCATGGGTTGATCCTGACCCAGCTGTACCTGCCCGTCGTGCTGATGCTGGTCGCGCTGATCCTGCGCGGGGTGTCGTTCGAATTCCGCGCCAAGGCACCGCCCGAACAGAAGCATCGCTGGGACGCCGCCTTCTTTTATGGCTCGCTGCTCACCGCGCTCTGCCAGGGCTATATGCTCGGCGCCTATGTGCTGGGGTTCGACCAGAGCCTGTCGTCGGTATTGTTCTGCCTGCTCGCAGCGCTCGGGCTGGTCGCGGGCTATCTGTTCGTCGGCGCCTGCTGGCTGGTCTACAAGGTCGAGGGCGATTTGCAGAAGCGCGCGGTGCGCTGGGCCGAGGTGACTTTGTGGCTGACCGCGCTGGCGATGGCGATCATCTCGATCGCGACGCCCCTGCTGTCGGAGCGCATCTTCGCGCGCTGGTTCCGCCTGCCCGAGATCATCGCGCTGCTGCCGATCCCGATCGCCGCCGCGACGCTGTTCGCCGGGCTCGCGATCTTCCTGCGCCGCCCCTTGCGCGAGAAAGACGAATTGTCATGGGTGCCGCTGGCGACCGCGGGCATTTTGTTCGCACTGGGGTTCGTCGGCATCGCGTACAGCTTCTACCCCTATCTGATCGCCGACCGGCTCGACATCTGGCAGGCGGCGGCGTCGCCCGAATCGCTGAGCATCATCCTGATCGGCGCGCTGTTCGTGCTGCCAGTGATTTTGGGATATTCGATCCTGTCGCACTGGATCTTTCGCGGGAAAGCGACGCATTTGAGTTATGAGTGA
- a CDS encoding cytochrome ubiquinol oxidase subunit I — protein sequence MDALDPLILARIQFAANISFHILFPTITIALGWALLGFKLAYNRTGNAAWMDAYRLWVKVFALSFAMGVVSGITMSFQFGTNWPGYMEKVGNVAGPLLAYEVLTAFFLEAVFLGIMLFGFSRVPNWVHTLATCLVAGGTTLSAFWIIALNSWMQTPVGYEIRDGVVHATDWWAIVFNPSMPYRLMHMLLASALTVSFLIAGMSAWRWLRDGGGEGVRRTLKASLYAAALLIPVQIFVGDMHGLNTLEHQPQKIAAMEANWETRSHVPLVLFAIPDEKARTNHLEVAVPSGASLILKHEAAGVVPGLNDYEGNHPPVAPLFWGFRIMVGLGVLMLAISWFGAWNVWRRGVDGLPRWYARALVAMTFAGWVATLAGWYVTEIGRQPWLVTGVLRTADAVGPVGSAMVASSLTLYLTVYVVLLAAYIAVLYRLARLGKAAPDAKAMFPIPGAAPGPAEPLEEGVTP from the coding sequence ATGGACGCACTTGACCCGCTGATCCTCGCGCGCATCCAGTTCGCGGCGAACATCAGTTTCCATATCCTGTTCCCGACGATCACGATCGCATTGGGCTGGGCGCTGCTCGGCTTCAAACTCGCGTACAACCGCACCGGCAACGCGGCGTGGATGGACGCGTACCGCCTGTGGGTGAAGGTCTTCGCGCTGAGTTTCGCGATGGGGGTCGTCTCGGGCATCACGATGAGTTTCCAATTCGGCACCAACTGGCCGGGCTATATGGAAAAGGTCGGCAATGTCGCGGGGCCGTTGCTCGCTTATGAGGTGCTGACCGCCTTTTTCCTCGAGGCGGTGTTCCTGGGGATCATGCTGTTCGGGTTCAGCCGCGTGCCGAACTGGGTGCACACGCTCGCCACATGCCTGGTCGCGGGCGGCACGACGCTGTCGGCCTTCTGGATCATCGCGCTCAACAGCTGGATGCAGACCCCGGTCGGCTATGAGATCCGCGATGGCGTCGTCCATGCGACCGACTGGTGGGCGATCGTCTTCAACCCGTCGATGCCGTACCGCCTGATGCACATGCTGCTCGCCTCGGCACTCACCGTATCCTTCCTGATCGCGGGTATGTCGGCGTGGCGCTGGCTGCGCGACGGCGGCGGCGAAGGGGTGCGGCGCACGCTGAAAGCCTCCCTCTATGCCGCCGCACTGCTGATCCCGGTGCAGATTTTCGTCGGCGACATGCACGGGCTCAACACGCTCGAACATCAGCCGCAAAAGATCGCGGCGATGGAGGCCAATTGGGAGACGCGCAGCCATGTCCCGCTCGTGCTGTTCGCGATCCCCGACGAGAAAGCGCGCACCAACCATCTGGAAGTCGCCGTGCCGTCGGGCGCGAGCCTCATCCTGAAGCATGAAGCCGCTGGCGTCGTTCCCGGGCTCAACGATTATGAAGGCAACCATCCCCCGGTCGCGCCCTTGTTCTGGGGATTCCGGATCATGGTCGGGCTGGGGGTGCTGATGCTGGCGATATCGTGGTTCGGCGCGTGGAATGTCTGGCGGCGCGGGGTCGATGGCCTGCCGCGCTGGTATGCGCGCGCGCTCGTCGCGATGACCTTCGCCGGCTGGGTCGCGACGCTCGCGGGTTGGTATGTCACCGAGATCGGACGCCAGCCCTGGCTGGTCACCGGGGTGCTCAGGACCGCCGACGCGGTGGGACCGGTCGGCAGCGCGATGGTCGCGAGTTCGCTGACGCTGTATCTTACGGTCTATGTGGTGCTGCTCGCCGCCTATATCGCGGTGCTCTACCGCCTCGCGCGGCTCGGCAAGGCGGCGCCCGACGCGAAGGCGATGTTCCCGATCCCCGGCGCCGCGCCCGGTCCCGCCGAACCGCTCGAAGAGGGAGTGACGCCATGA
- a CDS encoding GbsR/MarR family transcriptional regulator, with translation MGSRWGINRTVGQIYAMLFLADGPRHAEEISEALGLSRGSVSMGLKELASWRLVQLKHLPGDRRDYYATPRDVWAIFRTLVEERKKREIDPTLTTLRALLMEPATDPADRFAQERIAAMHEQIELLTDWYAEMERLDTERLLQLLRLGERVVKALEFKDRMLGRGKGVSTASTGSGQASLDTNGG, from the coding sequence ATGGGGAGCCGCTGGGGGATCAACCGCACCGTCGGACAGATTTATGCGATGCTGTTCCTCGCCGACGGTCCGCGCCATGCCGAGGAGATCAGCGAGGCGCTGGGGCTGTCGCGCGGCAGCGTCTCGATGGGGCTGAAAGAACTCGCAAGCTGGCGGCTGGTGCAATTGAAGCACCTGCCCGGCGACCGGCGCGACTATTATGCGACCCCGCGCGACGTGTGGGCGATCTTCCGCACCCTCGTCGAGGAGCGCAAGAAGCGCGAGATCGACCCGACGCTGACGACGCTGCGCGCGCTGCTGATGGAGCCCGCGACCGACCCCGCCGACCGCTTCGCGCAGGAACGCATCGCGGCGATGCACGAACAGATCGAGCTGCTCACCGACTGGTATGCCGAGATGGAGCGGCTCGATACCGAACGGCTGCTCCAGCTTTTGCGGCTCGGCGAGCGTGTGGTAAAAGCGCTCGAGTTCAAGGACCGCATGCTTGGCCGCGGGAAGGGTGTCTCGACCGCCTCGACAGGCTCGGGACAGGCTTCGCTCGACACAAACGGGGGGTAG